The DNA segment CCGCCGAGCCGTTTCGGGCCGGGGTCCCGGTGCTGGCCGAGGAGAAGGTCGACTTCGTGCGCGAGCTGGCCGCCAACGTGGTCCGCTCCCCGCACGGCCAGGCCGTCGCCTACCCGGTCGTCGAGTCGCAGCAGGTGAACGGCGTCTGCGACACGGTCGTCGCGCCCGCGCCCGGTCTGGACGAGGGCCTCGCCCTGCGCGCCGAGGAAATGGCGCTGAACATCGCCAAGGAACTCGGCGTCGTCGGCCATCTCGCCGTGGAGCTGTTCCAGACCCGTGACGGCCGCATCCTCGTCAACGAGCTCGCGATGCGCCCGCACAACTCCGGCCACTGGTCCATGGACGGCGCGATCACCTCGCAGTTCGCCAACCACGTCCGCGCCGTCCTCGACCTCCCGCTCGGCGACCCCCGCCCGCGCGCGAAGTGGACGGTGATGGTCAACGTCCTGGGCGGCGACTATCCCGACATGTACTCCGCGTACCTGCACTGCATGGCCCGCGACCCCCGGCTGAGGATCCACATGTACGGCAAGGACGTGAAGCCCGGCCGTAAGGTCGGCCACGTCAACACCTACGGCGACGACCTGGACGACGTGCTGGAGCGCGCCCGCCACGCAGCCGGCTACCTGAGAGGCACGATCACCGAATGAGCCCCAGCCCCGTAGTCGGCATCGTCATGGGTTCGGACTCCGACTGGCCCGTCATGGAGGCCGCCGCCAAGGCCCTCGGCGAGTTCGAGATCGACCACGAGGTCGACGTCGTCTCCGCGCACCGCATGCCCCGCGAGATGATCGGGTACGGCGAGCAGGCCGCGGACCGCGGGCTGAAGGTGATCATCGCGGGTGCGGGCGGTGCCGCCCATCTGCCCGGCATGCTCGCTTCGGTCACCCCGCTGCCCGTCATCGGTGTCCCCGTGCCGCTGAAGCACCTCGACGGCATGGACAGCCTGCTTTCCATCGTGCAGATGCCGGCCGGCGTCCCGGTCGCCACCGTCTCGGTGGGGGGCGCCCGCAACGCGGGACTGCTCGCGGCCCGGATCCTCGCCGCCCACGACGAGGAGCTCCTCGGCCGGATGCGGGAGTTCCAGCAGGAGCTGAACGACCAGGCCACGGAGAAGGGCAAACGCCTGCGCGCCAGGGCCGAGGGCTCCGGCAACGGCTTCGGCTTCGGGACG comes from the Streptomyces sp. KMM 9044 genome and includes:
- a CDS encoding 5-(carboxyamino)imidazole ribonucleotide synthase, which encodes MTFPVVGMVGGGQLARMTHEAGIPLGIRFKLLSDTPQDSAAQVVGDAVVGDYRDLDTLRAFARGCDVITFDHEHVPTEHLRALEADGIPVRPGPEALVHAQDKGVMRARLDAIGVPCPRHRIVTDPQDVAAFAAEGEGFPVVLKTVRGGYDGKGVWVVDSAEEAAEPFRAGVPVLAEEKVDFVRELAANVVRSPHGQAVAYPVVESQQVNGVCDTVVAPAPGLDEGLALRAEEMALNIAKELGVVGHLAVELFQTRDGRILVNELAMRPHNSGHWSMDGAITSQFANHVRAVLDLPLGDPRPRAKWTVMVNVLGGDYPDMYSAYLHCMARDPRLRIHMYGKDVKPGRKVGHVNTYGDDLDDVLERARHAAGYLRGTITE
- the purE gene encoding 5-(carboxyamino)imidazole ribonucleotide mutase: MSPSPVVGIVMGSDSDWPVMEAAAKALGEFEIDHEVDVVSAHRMPREMIGYGEQAADRGLKVIIAGAGGAAHLPGMLASVTPLPVIGVPVPLKHLDGMDSLLSIVQMPAGVPVATVSVGGARNAGLLAARILAAHDEELLGRMREFQQELNDQATEKGKRLRARAEGSGNGFGFGT